In the Paramormyrops kingsleyae isolate MSU_618 chromosome 6, PKINGS_0.4, whole genome shotgun sequence genome, one interval contains:
- the slc35c2 gene encoding solute carrier family 35 member C2 isoform X4 yields the protein MADEGLPFPSLHDPGAPVHDILLLCTALATALDIGLSNWSFLFITISLYTMTKSSAVLFILLFSLIFKLEEPNPFLIVVVLLISSGLFMFTFKSTQFNLEGFIMVLLASFIGGIRWTLTQVLIQKAELGLQNPVDTMYHLQPLMFMGLFPLFIYNEGLNLSTTSKLFRVSEVSALAYSLFTLSVGGILAFGLGFSEFLLVSRTSSLTLSIAGIFKEVCTLLLAAEFMGDKMSALNWLGFVICLSGISLHVALKTYFSKGKSTTLRQLPNKECPDMELPLLHQGEEDDNEDAEEEEQEILH from the exons ATGGCTGATGAAG GGCTTCCATTTCCCTCTCTTCATGACCCTGGTGCACCTGTTCATGATATTCTGCTTCTCTGCACTG CCCTGGCTACAGCCTTGGATATAGGCCTGTCTAACTGGAGCTTCTTGTTCATCACCATCAGCCT ATACACTATGACCAAGTCTTCAGCTGTTCTATTCATCTTGTTGTTCTCTTTGATCTTCAAGTTGGAGGAACCC AACCCATTCCTGATTGTGGTGGTTCTGCTAATTTCAAGTGGCCTGTTCATGTTCACCTTCAAGTCTACCCAGTTCAACCTTGAGGGCTTCATCATGGTGCTTCTGGCCTCCTTCATTGGAGGCATACGCTGGACCCTCACACAGGTTCTCATACAGAAAGCTGAACTGG gtCTTCAGAATCCAGTGGACACCATGTATCACCTTCAGCCACTCATGTTCATGGGTCTTTTCCCCCTGTTCATCTACAATGAAG GTCTGAACCTTAGCACCACATCGAAGCTGTTCCGGGTGAGTGAGGTGTCTGCACTCGCATACTCCCTGTTCACGTTATCGGTGGGGGGCATTCTTGCCTTCGGCCTTGGCTTCTCTGAGTTCCTGCTGGTCTCCCGTACTTCCAGCCTTACACTGTCCATTGCAGGCATATTTAAG GAGGTGTGCACTCTGCTGCTGGCAGCAGAGTTTATGGGGGACAAGATGAGTGCTCTGAACTGGCTAGGCTTTGTCATCTGCCTGTCTGGGATCTCACTGCATGTAGCTTTGAAGACCTACTTCTCCAAAG GTAAGAGCACCACCCTCAGGCAGTTGCCCAATAAAGAGTGTCCAGACATGGAACTTCCACTATTGCACCAAGGCGAAGAGGATGACAATGAAGATGCTGAAGAGGAGGAACAGGAGATTCTGCACTGA
- the slc35c2 gene encoding solute carrier family 35 member C2 isoform X2: MADEGLPFPSLHDPGAPVHDILLLCTGTFSYALLDWQTQSCNELENLHHQSGTNGCVCLPALATALDIGLSNWSFLFITISLYTMTKSSAVLFILLFSLIFKLEEPNPFLIVVVLLISSGLFMFTFKSTQFNLEGFIMVLLASFIGGIRWTLTQVLIQKAELGLQNPVDTMYHLQPLMFMGLFPLFIYNEGLNLSTTSKLFRVSEVSALAYSLFTLSVGGILAFGLGFSEFLLVSRTSSLTLSIAGIFKEVCTLLLAAEFMGDKMSALNWLGFVICLSGISLHVALKTYFSKGKSTTLRQLPNKECPDMELPLLHQGEEDDNEDAEEEEQEILH; the protein is encoded by the exons ATGGCTGATGAAG GGCTTCCATTTCCCTCTCTTCATGACCCTGGTGCACCTGTTCATGATATTCTGCTTCTCTGCACTGGTACGTTCAGCTATGCATTGCTGGACTGGCAAACCCAGAGTTGTAATGAGCTGGAAAATCTACATCACCAAAGTGGCACCAATGGGTGTGTATGTCTGCCAG CCCTGGCTACAGCCTTGGATATAGGCCTGTCTAACTGGAGCTTCTTGTTCATCACCATCAGCCT ATACACTATGACCAAGTCTTCAGCTGTTCTATTCATCTTGTTGTTCTCTTTGATCTTCAAGTTGGAGGAACCC AACCCATTCCTGATTGTGGTGGTTCTGCTAATTTCAAGTGGCCTGTTCATGTTCACCTTCAAGTCTACCCAGTTCAACCTTGAGGGCTTCATCATGGTGCTTCTGGCCTCCTTCATTGGAGGCATACGCTGGACCCTCACACAGGTTCTCATACAGAAAGCTGAACTGG gtCTTCAGAATCCAGTGGACACCATGTATCACCTTCAGCCACTCATGTTCATGGGTCTTTTCCCCCTGTTCATCTACAATGAAG GTCTGAACCTTAGCACCACATCGAAGCTGTTCCGGGTGAGTGAGGTGTCTGCACTCGCATACTCCCTGTTCACGTTATCGGTGGGGGGCATTCTTGCCTTCGGCCTTGGCTTCTCTGAGTTCCTGCTGGTCTCCCGTACTTCCAGCCTTACACTGTCCATTGCAGGCATATTTAAG GAGGTGTGCACTCTGCTGCTGGCAGCAGAGTTTATGGGGGACAAGATGAGTGCTCTGAACTGGCTAGGCTTTGTCATCTGCCTGTCTGGGATCTCACTGCATGTAGCTTTGAAGACCTACTTCTCCAAAG GTAAGAGCACCACCCTCAGGCAGTTGCCCAATAAAGAGTGTCCAGACATGGAACTTCCACTATTGCACCAAGGCGAAGAGGATGACAATGAAGATGCTGAAGAGGAGGAACAGGAGATTCTGCACTGA
- the slc35c2 gene encoding solute carrier family 35 member C2 isoform X1, with translation MVCPVQFLCRALCTVGLVLFYYVFSIGITFYNKWLMKGFHFPLFMTLVHLFMIFCFSALVRSAMHCWTGKPRVVMSWKIYITKVAPMALATALDIGLSNWSFLFITISLYTMTKSSAVLFILLFSLIFKLEEPNPFLIVVVLLISSGLFMFTFKSTQFNLEGFIMVLLASFIGGIRWTLTQVLIQKAELGLQNPVDTMYHLQPLMFMGLFPLFIYNEGLNLSTTSKLFRVSEVSALAYSLFTLSVGGILAFGLGFSEFLLVSRTSSLTLSIAGIFKEVCTLLLAAEFMGDKMSALNWLGFVICLSGISLHVALKTYFSKGKSTTLRQLPNKECPDMELPLLHQGEEDDNEDAEEEEQEILH, from the exons ATGGTGTGCCCCGTGCAGTTTTTGTGCCGGGCACTCTGCACTGTGGGCCTTGTCCTCTTTTACTATGTCTTCTCCATTGGCATCACCTTTTACAACAAATGGCTGATGAAG GGCTTCCATTTCCCTCTCTTCATGACCCTGGTGCACCTGTTCATGATATTCTGCTTCTCTGCACTGGTACGTTCAGCTATGCATTGCTGGACTGGCAAACCCAGAGTTGTAATGAGCTGGAAAATCTACATCACCAAAGTGGCACCAATGG CCCTGGCTACAGCCTTGGATATAGGCCTGTCTAACTGGAGCTTCTTGTTCATCACCATCAGCCT ATACACTATGACCAAGTCTTCAGCTGTTCTATTCATCTTGTTGTTCTCTTTGATCTTCAAGTTGGAGGAACCC AACCCATTCCTGATTGTGGTGGTTCTGCTAATTTCAAGTGGCCTGTTCATGTTCACCTTCAAGTCTACCCAGTTCAACCTTGAGGGCTTCATCATGGTGCTTCTGGCCTCCTTCATTGGAGGCATACGCTGGACCCTCACACAGGTTCTCATACAGAAAGCTGAACTGG gtCTTCAGAATCCAGTGGACACCATGTATCACCTTCAGCCACTCATGTTCATGGGTCTTTTCCCCCTGTTCATCTACAATGAAG GTCTGAACCTTAGCACCACATCGAAGCTGTTCCGGGTGAGTGAGGTGTCTGCACTCGCATACTCCCTGTTCACGTTATCGGTGGGGGGCATTCTTGCCTTCGGCCTTGGCTTCTCTGAGTTCCTGCTGGTCTCCCGTACTTCCAGCCTTACACTGTCCATTGCAGGCATATTTAAG GAGGTGTGCACTCTGCTGCTGGCAGCAGAGTTTATGGGGGACAAGATGAGTGCTCTGAACTGGCTAGGCTTTGTCATCTGCCTGTCTGGGATCTCACTGCATGTAGCTTTGAAGACCTACTTCTCCAAAG GTAAGAGCACCACCCTCAGGCAGTTGCCCAATAAAGAGTGTCCAGACATGGAACTTCCACTATTGCACCAAGGCGAAGAGGATGACAATGAAGATGCTGAAGAGGAGGAACAGGAGATTCTGCACTGA
- the slc35c2 gene encoding solute carrier family 35 member C2 isoform X3 translates to MVCPVQFLCRALCTVGLVLFYYVFSIGITFYNKWLMKGFHFPLFMTLVHLFMIFCFSALVRSAMHCWTGKPRVVMSWKIYITKVAPMALATALDIGLSNWSFLFITISLYTMTKSSAVLFILLFSLIFKLEEPNPFLIVVVLLISSGLFMFTFKSTQFNLEGFIMVLLASFIGGIRWTLTQVLIQKAELGLQNPVDTMYHLQPLMFMGLFPLFIYNEGLNLSTTSKLFRVSEVSALAYSLFTLSVGGILAFGLGFSEFLLVSRTSSLTLSIAGIFKEVCTLLLAAEFMGDKMSALNWLGFVICLSGISLHVALKTYFSKVPLPSLILQSC, encoded by the exons ATGGTGTGCCCCGTGCAGTTTTTGTGCCGGGCACTCTGCACTGTGGGCCTTGTCCTCTTTTACTATGTCTTCTCCATTGGCATCACCTTTTACAACAAATGGCTGATGAAG GGCTTCCATTTCCCTCTCTTCATGACCCTGGTGCACCTGTTCATGATATTCTGCTTCTCTGCACTGGTACGTTCAGCTATGCATTGCTGGACTGGCAAACCCAGAGTTGTAATGAGCTGGAAAATCTACATCACCAAAGTGGCACCAATGG CCCTGGCTACAGCCTTGGATATAGGCCTGTCTAACTGGAGCTTCTTGTTCATCACCATCAGCCT ATACACTATGACCAAGTCTTCAGCTGTTCTATTCATCTTGTTGTTCTCTTTGATCTTCAAGTTGGAGGAACCC AACCCATTCCTGATTGTGGTGGTTCTGCTAATTTCAAGTGGCCTGTTCATGTTCACCTTCAAGTCTACCCAGTTCAACCTTGAGGGCTTCATCATGGTGCTTCTGGCCTCCTTCATTGGAGGCATACGCTGGACCCTCACACAGGTTCTCATACAGAAAGCTGAACTGG gtCTTCAGAATCCAGTGGACACCATGTATCACCTTCAGCCACTCATGTTCATGGGTCTTTTCCCCCTGTTCATCTACAATGAAG GTCTGAACCTTAGCACCACATCGAAGCTGTTCCGGGTGAGTGAGGTGTCTGCACTCGCATACTCCCTGTTCACGTTATCGGTGGGGGGCATTCTTGCCTTCGGCCTTGGCTTCTCTGAGTTCCTGCTGGTCTCCCGTACTTCCAGCCTTACACTGTCCATTGCAGGCATATTTAAG GAGGTGTGCACTCTGCTGCTGGCAGCAGAGTTTATGGGGGACAAGATGAGTGCTCTGAACTGGCTAGGCTTTGTCATCTGCCTGTCTGGGATCTCACTGCATGTAGCTTTGAAGACCTACTTCTCCAAAG TCCCACTGCCGTCCTTGATTCTCCAgtcctgctga